A single region of the Salicibibacter cibi genome encodes:
- the comGD gene encoding competence type IV pilus minor pilin ComGD, which yields MSALMNNNEYGHTLMELVVVLLIFSICLGIPTLSYVQQDEGREMEAFVSEFEQDLHYAQQQAMGKTVNARLDIQNATGSYQVVVDGETMKRVPFPKHVYFQGVSMSPETIRFRPSGNTDDSGEIAIRSSDQFYRAMFLVGSGRFYVEKVEKNS from the coding sequence ATGTCAGCGCTAATGAATAACAACGAGTATGGCCACACGCTCATGGAACTCGTCGTCGTTTTGCTTATTTTCTCGATCTGCTTAGGCATACCGACACTCTCCTATGTTCAGCAAGACGAAGGGCGGGAAATGGAGGCGTTTGTTTCCGAATTTGAGCAAGATCTCCATTATGCCCAACAACAGGCGATGGGGAAAACGGTTAATGCTCGGCTCGATATCCAGAATGCCACGGGCAGTTATCAAGTTGTGGTAGATGGAGAAACCATGAAGCGTGTCCCGTTTCCGAAGCATGTTTATTTTCAAGGCGTGTCGATGTCCCCGGAAACCATTCGTTTTCGACCGAGTGGGAATACGGACGATTCCGGTGAAATCGCAATACGAAGCAGCGATCAATTTTACCGTGCGATGTTTCTCGTTGGTTCCGGGAGGTTTTACGTTGAAAAAGTTGAAAAAAATAGCTGA
- a CDS encoding type II secretion system protein yields the protein MKKLKKIADGGFTLMEVITALLLLSVATAGIIPLVSILYTERAEVQAERDAYRIIERVGYELEDHDIETVTVADTSYVVRNENGMTCIYWQGPAGREKDLCLEFPL from the coding sequence TTGAAAAAGTTGAAAAAAATAGCTGATGGAGGATTTACGTTAATGGAGGTCATAACGGCTCTTTTGCTTTTATCCGTAGCAACGGCCGGCATCATTCCTTTAGTATCGATTTTGTATACCGAACGGGCGGAAGTGCAAGCGGAGCGCGACGCTTATCGCATCATCGAGCGAGTGGGCTACGAGCTTGAGGATCACGACATTGAAACTGTTACGGTTGCCGATACGTCTTATGTTGTTCGTAATGAAAACGGAATGACCTGTATTTATTGGCAAGGGCCGGCAGGGAGGGAAAAGGATTTATGTCTCGAGTTTCCTCTGTAA
- the comGA gene encoding competence type IV pilus ATPase ComGA, protein MTTTQGECTKLFRFAYESYATDIHFHPYPAYTIILFRMEGDLKEIRRIPRADADKMVAHLKFQSGMDIGERRLPQNGSLMLQQIGRLSVRLSTVPIGEGERLVARLLPANEDVALAQLPLLETTSRDLHALAEREHGLIIFTGPTGSGKTTTLYALLHEITKQTNRHVISVEDPIEKPRHKFTQMQVNEQAGLYYAEALKAALRHDPDVLMIGEIRDEQTAKIAVRAAMTGHLVLTTLHTRNTSGALVRLLEFGVPANYLYESIAAVVAQRLVHDEREQRKAIFGFLANEPLQSLLDDCVQNIPLFYDDGLENQRMEGIALGYLPKEAGRLNHA, encoded by the coding sequence TTGACGACCACACAAGGAGAATGTACGAAACTCTTCCGCTTTGCCTACGAAAGTTACGCCACAGATATTCATTTCCATCCCTATCCCGCCTACACTATAATTTTGTTCCGGATGGAAGGCGACTTAAAGGAGATACGCCGTATTCCCCGCGCAGATGCGGATAAAATGGTGGCGCACCTGAAATTTCAATCCGGGATGGATATTGGTGAACGCCGTCTACCTCAAAATGGTTCGCTGATGCTTCAACAGATCGGGCGGTTATCCGTACGGTTATCAACCGTACCGATTGGGGAAGGGGAGCGCCTCGTCGCCCGTCTCCTTCCTGCCAATGAAGATGTTGCATTGGCGCAACTCCCGCTTTTGGAAACGACTTCCCGGGACCTACATGCGTTGGCTGAACGCGAGCATGGGTTAATTATTTTTACCGGTCCTACAGGTTCGGGAAAAACCACGACGTTGTATGCCCTCCTGCATGAAATTACCAAACAAACGAATCGCCATGTCATTTCCGTGGAAGATCCGATTGAAAAACCACGCCATAAGTTTACGCAAATGCAAGTGAATGAACAAGCGGGTCTTTATTATGCAGAGGCATTAAAAGCAGCGCTTCGCCATGACCCGGATGTATTAATGATTGGAGAGATCCGGGATGAACAAACAGCAAAGATAGCGGTGCGCGCGGCGATGACCGGTCATCTCGTGCTAACGACCCTTCACACACGCAACACGAGTGGCGCTCTCGTGCGATTATTGGAGTTTGGCGTGCCGGCGAATTATTTATATGAAAGCATAGCTGCCGTCGTTGCCCAGCGCCTTGTGCATGACGAGCGCGAACAGCGAAAGGCGATCTTCGGCTTTTTGGCGAATGAACCGTTGCAATCGTTACTCGATGATTGCGTGCAAAACATCCCGCTTTTCTATGATGACGGTTTGGAGAACCAACGCATGGAAGGGATCGCACTCGGCTATTTGCCAAAGGAAGCGGGGCGTCTCAATCATGCTTAA
- the comGC gene encoding competence type IV pilus major pilin ComGC, whose amino-acid sequence MKKKDDGFTLIEMMIVLLIISILLLVAIPNMVQNSNVAQSKGCEATVDLVQAQVGSYMVETGDYPSSLSVLVDNDYVDSVTCPDGSRLNLDDNGNVSANE is encoded by the coding sequence GTGAAAAAAAAGGATGACGGCTTTACGCTGATCGAGATGATGATCGTTTTGTTAATAATTTCCATATTACTGCTTGTCGCAATCCCAAACATGGTGCAAAACAGCAACGTCGCCCAAAGCAAAGGCTGTGAAGCAACCGTTGATTTGGTGCAGGCGCAAGTCGGAAGTTACATGGTAGAAACGGGCGATTATCCCAGCAGTTTAAGTGTTTTAGTCGACAACGATTATGTGGACAGCGTTACATGTCCGGATGGAAGCCGTTTGAACCTCGATGATAATGGAAATGTCAGCGCTAATGAATAA
- a CDS encoding DUF421 domain-containing protein, whose product MARLSLLRKFHYLVVGEPVIFIKHGKIIKSNLKKTRYSLIELLSSLRSKGYLNIKNIQYAILEPFGDLSVVLKEESHPVTRKDLHLNVEKAGFPITVVVEGNIQHENLKLLHRDEQWLRSRLKEKGYKKLEDVFFSSVWDKNHQVMVDDGKGDNA is encoded by the coding sequence ATGGCGAGATTAAGCCTACTTCGAAAATTTCATTACTTAGTAGTAGGAGAGCCTGTGATTTTCATCAAGCATGGAAAAATCATCAAGTCAAATTTAAAAAAAACCCGTTATTCCTTAATTGAGTTGCTTTCAAGTCTCAGAAGCAAAGGATATTTAAACATAAAAAACATTCAATATGCTATTCTTGAGCCTTTTGGAGACCTTAGTGTTGTGCTCAAGGAAGAATCCCACCCTGTTACACGCAAGGATTTACATTTGAATGTTGAAAAAGCGGGATTCCCCATCACTGTTGTGGTGGAAGGGAATATTCAACATGAAAATTTAAAACTCCTTCACCGAGATGAACAATGGCTAAGATCCCGATTGAAAGAAAAAGGGTATAAAAAACTGGAAGATGTCTTTTTTTCATCCGTGTGGGATAAAAATCATCAAGTTATGGTTGACGACGGAAAAGGAGACAACGCTTAA
- a CDS encoding phosphatase PAP2 family protein has protein sequence MRIKIYIVFLLFFVFILTGIWIVKIVNGTVPYVDQWTRDLVAHLDNTFVYTFFRGVTELGSGTFLVPLNIVMAIILWVLFRDWLPALILSGGSLSSHWINLLIKELVERERPSILVAANAEGYSFPSGHAMISMVCYGLSAYFIVKKINSSKAIFFTQLFFSMLILLIGMSRYFINVHYLTDVTAGFFFGFIYLVALIYLYRDIQKRRSPT, from the coding sequence GTGCGAATAAAAATTTATATTGTTTTTTTATTGTTCTTTGTGTTCATCCTGACAGGCATTTGGATTGTGAAAATAGTAAATGGTACGGTTCCTTATGTTGATCAGTGGACAAGAGATCTTGTTGCACACCTAGATAATACCTTTGTATATACGTTTTTCCGGGGAGTTACGGAATTAGGCTCTGGGACTTTTCTTGTTCCGTTGAACATTGTGATGGCCATCATTCTCTGGGTGCTTTTTAGGGACTGGTTGCCGGCACTCATCCTTTCTGGAGGTTCGCTCAGCAGTCACTGGATTAATTTACTTATTAAAGAACTTGTCGAAAGGGAGCGCCCAAGCATACTGGTTGCTGCAAATGCAGAAGGGTATAGTTTTCCATCCGGTCATGCAATGATATCCATGGTGTGTTACGGGTTATCCGCCTATTTTATTGTTAAAAAAATAAACTCTTCCAAGGCTATTTTTTTCACACAATTGTTTTTTTCCATGCTTATTTTGCTTATCGGTATGAGCCGCTATTTTATTAATGTTCATTATTTAACGGATGTCACTGCCGGATTTTTCTTCGGATTTATCTACCTTGTTGCACTGATCTATTTGTACAGGGATATTCAAAAGCGGAGATCGCCGACCTAA
- the comGB gene encoding competence type IV pilus assembly protein ComGB, translating into MLKRKDKWKAINKARFFLNVGRLLQRGYTLNHGAQLMMYGERPEARATVSSWVATLQEGRPWAESLDLLNIPSDIRAYLYFSERYGMLSQGFYYAGRMLQQRERFKDKARNLARYPILLIWIIATLFLFMTLFVFPQFEELFMTMDMDYPAITTFAFAVFRVLPYVFAVLIMLAFLFYVYYQRRFKKLKAFQQMNRIRQIPGVKPWINLYITYTVSLQMSQLLKGGLSAHDALQVFVKQTQMPFLQAEGERLQAELNEGKSLHAAIENASYYQKEFADVIRHGQAAGQLAEDLVQYSEMLWEELNERTTKTTVMIQPILFLAIGGFMLLLFLSIFVPIFQLISSLDGV; encoded by the coding sequence ATGCTTAAACGCAAAGATAAATGGAAAGCGATCAATAAAGCCCGTTTTTTCCTGAACGTAGGACGCTTGTTGCAAAGAGGGTACACGTTAAATCACGGGGCGCAATTGATGATGTACGGAGAGCGTCCGGAAGCGCGAGCGACGGTTTCCTCATGGGTTGCAACGTTGCAAGAAGGGCGGCCGTGGGCAGAGTCGTTAGATCTCTTAAATATCCCCTCAGATATTCGTGCCTACTTGTACTTTTCCGAACGCTACGGCATGCTATCCCAAGGTTTTTACTACGCGGGCCGCATGCTTCAGCAAAGAGAGCGCTTCAAAGATAAAGCGCGTAACCTCGCAAGATACCCGATTCTTCTTATCTGGATTATCGCCACGCTTTTCCTCTTTATGACGTTGTTTGTTTTCCCCCAATTCGAAGAATTATTCATGACGATGGACATGGATTACCCGGCGATCACGACGTTTGCTTTTGCCGTTTTTCGAGTCCTTCCATATGTTTTTGCAGTTCTGATCATGTTAGCGTTTCTTTTCTATGTTTATTATCAACGGAGGTTTAAAAAACTAAAAGCTTTTCAACAAATGAATAGAATCCGGCAAATTCCCGGTGTCAAGCCTTGGATCAACTTGTATATTACGTACACGGTCAGCTTGCAAATGAGCCAACTTTTAAAAGGCGGGTTGAGTGCGCATGATGCATTGCAAGTGTTTGTCAAACAGACGCAAATGCCGTTTTTGCAAGCGGAAGGAGAACGTTTACAAGCAGAATTAAACGAAGGCAAAAGCTTACACGCAGCGATTGAAAACGCGTCTTACTATCAAAAAGAATTTGCCGACGTTATCCGTCACGGACAAGCGGCAGGCCAATTGGCTGAAGATCTCGTCCAATACAGCGAGATGCTTTGGGAAGAGCTTAACGAACGCACAACAAAAACGACGGTCATGATTCAACCGATTTTGTTTCTTGCTATCGGCGGGTTTATGTTATTGCTATTCCTGTCCATATTCGTGCCGATTTTTCAGTTAATTTCATCATTGGATGGAGTGTAA
- the thiE gene encoding thiamine phosphate synthase, with translation MWSSGLYVISAENLHPHRSLLSVMEPALKGGATAIQLRDKGSDKRVLIEKGRALQQLARRYRVPFLMNDHLDVALAIDADGVHVGQDDFPLMEARKLLGEDKVIGISTHTKDEAIEAEQHGADYIGVGPVFATDSKDDTEKEIGVAGLKEIVGHVSIPTVAIGGVKLNNAEKVAATGVSGLAVISEVVMSEHIEDTCRHFTKILTETRERDV, from the coding sequence GTGTGGTCATCAGGTCTTTATGTCATATCTGCTGAGAACTTACATCCGCACCGCTCGTTGTTGTCAGTCATGGAACCTGCCTTAAAAGGGGGCGCAACCGCGATACAACTGCGGGATAAGGGAAGCGATAAAAGAGTGCTGATTGAGAAGGGGCGCGCGTTACAGCAATTGGCACGCCGTTATCGTGTCCCCTTTCTTATGAACGATCATTTAGATGTTGCGCTGGCGATTGATGCCGATGGTGTCCATGTTGGCCAAGATGATTTTCCGCTTATGGAAGCACGAAAGTTGTTGGGAGAAGACAAAGTCATCGGCATATCTACGCACACGAAAGATGAGGCGATCGAAGCGGAACAACATGGCGCCGATTACATTGGAGTCGGACCGGTTTTTGCTACAGACTCTAAAGACGATACGGAAAAAGAAATCGGGGTGGCCGGATTAAAAGAGATTGTCGGTCATGTATCGATTCCTACCGTTGCCATCGGTGGTGTCAAATTGAACAACGCCGAAAAAGTGGCTGCTACAGGTGTAAGCGGGCTAGCGGTCATTAGTGAAGTCGTAATGAGTGAACATATCGAGGATACATGCAGGCACTTCACGAAAATATTGACGGAGACGAGGGAGAGAGATGTTTAA
- a CDS encoding ornithine--oxo-acid transaminase — MSTSQTLIDWHDNYGVNNYSPLPVVITKGEGSWVEDTDGYRYLDMLAAYSALNQGHRHPAIIEALHKQTERITLTSRAFHNDQIGPFYKKLSELTGMDKILPMNTGTEAVETALKAARRWGYRVKGIPENKAEVIVCTDNFHGRTLAPVSLSSNRAYQSDFGPLLPGITIVPYGDIQALKSAITPNTAAFLFEPIQGEAGIRIPPYGYVRDVRTLCDEMNVLMIADEIQCGLGRSGRMFACDHEDVTPDMFILGKALGGGVIPISAVAANANILGLFEPGSHGSTFGGNPLACAVGSAALDVIVNENLPVRAEKLGRSFLERCQTINYPAIKDVRGKGLFIGIELHERARPYCEQLMKAGLLCKETHENVLRLAPPLTISQEDLDWAFDRIESIFS; from the coding sequence GTGAGCACAAGCCAAACATTGATCGACTGGCATGATAACTACGGCGTCAACAATTATTCCCCATTGCCTGTCGTCATCACCAAAGGCGAGGGGTCCTGGGTGGAGGACACGGACGGATACCGTTATTTGGATATGTTAGCCGCTTATTCTGCGCTCAATCAAGGGCACCGGCATCCGGCCATCATCGAAGCATTGCATAAACAGACCGAACGCATAACCCTAACGTCAAGGGCCTTTCATAACGACCAAATCGGACCTTTTTATAAAAAACTTTCCGAACTGACGGGGATGGATAAAATATTGCCGATGAACACCGGCACCGAAGCAGTGGAAACAGCACTAAAAGCAGCAAGACGATGGGGATATCGTGTAAAGGGCATCCCGGAAAACAAGGCTGAAGTCATCGTTTGCACGGATAATTTCCACGGACGAACGCTCGCTCCCGTTTCTTTGTCATCGAACCGTGCGTACCAGTCGGACTTCGGCCCGTTGCTTCCGGGCATAACCATCGTTCCTTACGGAGATATTCAAGCACTGAAAAGCGCAATCACACCCAACACAGCCGCATTTTTATTTGAGCCGATCCAAGGAGAAGCAGGCATCCGCATTCCTCCGTACGGCTATGTACGCGATGTTCGCACGCTCTGCGACGAAATGAATGTCCTCATGATTGCCGATGAAATTCAGTGCGGTCTTGGGAGAAGCGGGCGCATGTTCGCCTGTGACCACGAAGACGTGACGCCCGACATGTTTATTCTCGGCAAAGCTTTGGGCGGAGGGGTAATACCGATCTCGGCGGTCGCTGCCAACGCAAACATTCTCGGTTTGTTTGAACCGGGGTCCCACGGGTCAACGTTCGGCGGCAACCCATTGGCATGTGCAGTCGGAAGCGCCGCCCTTGATGTCATCGTTAACGAAAACCTGCCGGTTCGGGCTGAAAAACTTGGGCGCTCTTTTTTGGAACGTTGTCAAACCATCAACTACCCCGCCATTAAAGACGTCCGCGGCAAAGGATTATTCATCGGCATCGAGCTCCATGAACGGGCACGCCCTTATTGTGAACAACTGATGAAAGCCGGATTGTTGTGCAAGGAAACCCATGAAAATGTTCTCAGGCTTGCTCCCCCACTTACGATTTCACAAGAAGATTTGGATTGGGCGTTCGATCGAATCGAAAGCATTTTTTCCTAG